The following proteins are encoded in a genomic region of Opisthocomus hoazin isolate bOpiHoa1 chromosome 4, bOpiHoa1.hap1, whole genome shotgun sequence:
- the LOC104328647 gene encoding putative G-protein coupled receptor 141, protein MLEPHLELRRMSNSSRTQQNHSFSETLADTSERLHTILIALYINDLAGGTLGVIMMSHQLFQRRSQSVMTIIIINLLVLHTFMLLSIPFRLSYYILREWKFGRFTCKLASAIIYLHMYTTFTFYVAIIIIRLFQLEFRKCYTTTWVAAVWLVGVLVVTPVFLSYYGTSKTYHSSQCFQFHKEIQEVPMVIVNYCLVGVLVAVCAVLTLIQVAVIYRLAVKYWPDINSHVEFRAQAKSFFFILVTLVCFMPHHVFRVYYIQNCHLDKDHKLLPYNEIFLALTTMCCLDMLCFIAGIAH, encoded by the exons ATGCTGGAACCACACCTG GAGCTTAGGAGGATGTCTAACAGCAGCAGAACCCAGCAGAACCATTCCTTCAGCGAGACACTGGCAGACACCTCAGAGAGGCTCCACACTATTCTCATAGCCCTGTACATCAATGACCTGGCTGGTGGCACCCTCGGGGTCATCATGATGTCCCATCAGTTGTTTCAAAGGAGATCGCAATCTGTGATGACCATTATTATTATCAACCTCCTGGTGCTGCACACCTTTATGCTGCTCAGCATCCCCTTCCGCCTCAGCTATTACATTTTACGGGAATGGaaatttgggaggttcacctgcAAGTTAGCAAGCGCCATCATCTACCTCCACATGTACACCACCTTCACATTTTACGTGGCTATCATCATAATACGCCTGTTCCAACTCGAGTTTAGGAAGTGCTACACTACAACCTGGGTGGCTGCTGTCTGGctggtgggagtgctggtggtcACACCTGTTTTTCTCTCGTATTATGGCACCTCTAAGACATATCACTCCTCCCAGTGCTTTCAGTTCCACAAGGAGATACAAGAAGTGCCCATGGTGATTGTAAACTACTGTTTGGTTGGGGTTCTAGTGGCAGTTTGTGCTGTGCTCACCTTAATCCAGGTGGCTGTGATCTATAGACTGGCTGTGAAATACTGGCCTGACATCAACTCCCATGTGGAATTCAGGGCTCAGGCAAAGAGTTTCTTCTTCATCTTGGTAACATTAGTGTGCTTTATGCCTCATCATGTGTTCAGAGTATATTACATCCAAAACTGCCACCTGGATAAAGACCATAAACTGCTCCCATACAACGAAATTTTTTTAGCTTTAACAACCATGTGCTGCTTGGATATGTTGTGCTTCATAGCAGGAATAGCCCACTGA